Genomic DNA from Terriglobales bacterium:
CTGGTTCGCGGCAGACGAACCAGCAGGCCGTTTCCCGACGGTGCAGCCGCCAGCGCCCGTTGGCGGAGTTCCCGGGAGGCACCTCGGGAAAGCCGCGCCCGCTGGCTGGACGCCGGAAGTGTCGCGGCTTCCGGCATCGCGTTGGGTTGGGAGGCGCCTTGTCCGGCTGGACCGAAAAAAGCCGCTCCGTGGATTTCCGCTGTCGAGGGGGTTTGCGGAATCCTCACCCGGCGGGCAGCCTATTTGCCGACGGGGTGGTCGGAAAGGAATTTGGGACCAAACGGCTGATTTGAGGGACCAAACCTCGGGTTGGCGTGATGCTCCGGCTTGCGCGTTAGCGCTCTTCTTCGCGCCAGATAGGACCGAGCCGCGCCATCACGCCGGCGTAGAGTTCGATGGCGTCCCACAAGTTCTGCAAGCGCAGGTTTTCGTTGGCGGCGTGCTGGTTGTTGTCGTGATTGGCGACCGGCAGGATCACGGTCGGCGTGCCCAGATCTTCCAGAAAAAGATGCATGGGGACGCTGCCGCCAAGCGTGGGTACGCGCAGCACCGGCACGCCCAGCGCTTCCTCCGCCGCCCGCGTGAGCGCCCGCGAGGCCGGCAGGTCCATGGAAGTGCGTCCGGCGGGATAATCAGGGCTCCAGTCGAGACGCACGGTGTGCGGGTGCTGCCGCCGGGTTTCCATGTCCGGCTCCTGGTGCACGATGAAGTAGCCTTGCGCCCGCAAATAGGATTCCATGCTGCTGGCGACCTTCTGCGGCGTCTGGTTGGGAACCAAGCGGATATCGAGCGAAGCGGTTGCGCTTACCGGCACCGCGTTGCGCGCTTCTTCACCTACCGCCCCGCTGCGCAGCCCGCGCACGTTCAGGGCTGGCTCCAGGACAAGCTCGGCCAGGCTGCGCCCGCGTCCTTCCGTGGCGGCAAGGCCGAGAGTGCGCTTCAAGCCGGTTTCGATCTCCGGCATCTGCTCGAGCGCGCGGCGTTCGCTTTCAGTCAGCGGGCGGACATCGTCGTAGAAACCTGGGACCAGCACGCGGCCCTCGGCGTCACGCAATCCGGCCAGCAGGTGCGCCAGTGCCGCGGCGGGATTAGGCGCCCAGTTGCCGTAGTGCCCGCTGTGCAGCGCGCGCACCGGGCCGTAGAGCGTGATGTCCAGGCCCACCATGCCGCGCGCGCCGAACACGATTTGCGGGCGGCGCGACTGGTGCACCGGGCCATCGCAGATCAGCCACAGGTCGCCGCGCAGCAATTCAGCGTTCTCCTTCAGGATCGAAGCCAGATGCGGCGAGCCCGCTTCTTCCTCGCCTTCGAAGAAGAACTTGAGGTTCACGGAAGGCGGGATGCCGGAAGCGCGCAACGCGTCAAGCGCCGCCATGAAGCCCTGGATGGGCGTCTTGTCGTCGCTGGCCGAGCGCGCGTAGATCCGCCACTCCGGTTGCGTGGTTTCGCCCGGCTTGGGCCAGGGGATGTCCTTGCCGCCGTTCTCCAGCGCCTGGTCGCGCAGCACCGGCGTCCAGGGCTGGCCGCTCCACTCCGCGGCGTCCACGGGCTGTCCGTCGTAGTGGGCGTACACGATCACGGTCTGTTCGGCGCCGGGCGCGCGCAATTCTCCGTAAACCACCGGCGGCGCGGCGCCGTGCTCCAGCAGCCGCACCGAGACGCCGCGACGTTCCAGCATCCGTGCGACATGCGCGGCATTGCGACGGATGTTGGCTGTATCACCGGCCAGATTGGGCAACGCCAGGAACTCAGCGAATTCAGCAAGGATCTGGGCTTCGTGGGAGGCACGCCACGTGCGAACCTTGTCACGCGTCGTCGGGCCTGCTGCATCCTGGGCGAGGGAACAGGAACAGCAGAGGGTCAGAGCGAGGAGGAGAATCTGCAGATTTCTTATGCGGCGCATAGGACGGTCCCGAGCCAAGGATTATCGCAGGCCCAAGCCGGCATGTGGGCCGGTGAAAAATTGGGGGAGCCCGAAGGCTCCCCCGAGGGAGATACAGCGCAATACAGCTAGAAGATCAGCTTCAGACCGAAGCTCAACCGCCGGCGGCTGATGCCCAGTTCCGTGGCATTGGCCTGACCATTGCCACTGGGGTTGAAGTTCGTGTTCATGAAGGAGTGGAGGGTCGGGTCCGTCGCAACGTCCTGCGCGAACGGATCGGGCGTGCCCCGGAACTGGCGGTTCAACACGTTGAACGCCAGGAACTGGAACTGCACCGTGACCCGCTCGCTGACCTTGGTGTTCTTGTACACACCCAGGTTGACGGCTTGGGTGGTTTCTCCGCGTACGGTGTTCCGCGGCGTGCCCAGGAAGGGCGAGCCAAAGAACAACGCGGCCGTCGGATCGTTGATGATCCAGTGGACATCGCTGAAGCTGGCCGGTGAACCGTCAACCTCGTGGACCAGCCCGCAGTCCGCCAGGGTTTCGTCCGTGCAGCGGCCCACCGAGTCCAGTGCCGCCAGCGGGTTGCTCACGATCGGACGGCAGGTGTCGAACGTGCCGCTGAAGGCATTGGTCGGGTCGCAGAACAGGCCCTCCTTGAACTGGGCCACGGTCAACGGCTGACCGCTGGCGTAGCGCCAGGTGGTCTGCCACTGCCATCCACCCAGCAACCTGCCGAGCAAACCTTCCTGTTTCTTGTAGAAGGGCAACTCATAGACCAGCGCGATGGAGGCCAGGTGCGGGAAGTCCAACCCGCTCACGGCGCGTTCCGCCCGGTTGGTATCGAACGGGTTCTGCGCGAACGAGAGCGTGTTGCCTCCCGCCAGGGTGGAGAACACCTCGCTGGCGTTGTCGATGGTCTTGCTGAAGGTGTAGTTGATGCGAGCCGTCAGGCCGTGCCAGTTCTGGATGTCCAGGCGCGACTGCAGGCTGTGATAGATGGAGAACGCGTAGTTGCCGCGCTGGATGACGTTGCGGTTGTTGCAGTTGGCATATCCAGACGCGAAGCCCGGCATCGGCCCGCCACCCAGGCCGCCGGTGGCGTCCGTGCAGGGCGTCAGGCCGGCCGGAATCAGGCTGCCGAAGCCGTTGGCAATCAGCGTGTTCAACGCCGGGTTGCCGTTCACCGACTGGAACAGGCCCACGCTGTGGTTGCCCACGTAGCGGACTTCCGCAGCGACCTTGTTGGTGATCTGCCGCTGCACCCCGAGGTTCCACTGCTGCGAGTACGGATTGTGGAAGTTCGGGTCCACCGTCGTCCAGGTACGGAATCCCGGATCGATGCCGGCACCGGTAGGAATCAGTGCCAGCAGCGCGGGCCGGAGTTCGGTCCCGGTGAAGGTGGTCGCGCCCGCCGGAATCGCCACCGGGGTGTTGATGGTGCCCAGGTTGAGCGACGGGGCGGAGGTGGCCACGTTCAGGAAGATGTTGTAGAACGCCGGGTCATACGCAATGCGGAAGCCGCCGCGAATGACCGTCTGGTCCTTCCCGAACAGGCCCTCCCAGAAGCGCGGCGTCCAGGCGAAGCCCACGTTGGGGGCGAAGTTGTTGACGTCGTTGGGAACCGCGCCCACCGTCGTGCGGTCCAGAGGCAGCGTCGGATCCCAGAACGGATTGGGACCGGTCTGCCGGGCCACACTCTGGTCATGCAGCAGGTTGATGGCCTGCTGGAAGAACTCGTAGCGCAGCCCCAGGATCAGCGTCAGGTTGTCCTTAACGCGCCACTCATCCTGGAAGTACACGGCCACGTCCTGCTCTTTGAAGTTGGTGACCGGGTTGCCGTCCGCCAGTTGGAACGTGGTGGTGGTATTCTGCAGGAAGCGCGAGAACGCGCACTCCTGGCCCGAGGGACCGCTGGCCACCGGGCAACCGGCCGTCGCCGCGCTGTAGGTGAAGGTTCCGTTGATGTTGGGCAGGAAGGGGCTGGGAGAGCGCTGCCGCACATACTCGCCGCCGAGCTTCAGCGTGTGGCGGCCCAGCACCCAGGACGCGTTGTCCTGCCACTGCGAGTTGTTGATCAGGCGCCCTTGCGGGAAGCCCGCGTTCTGGCCGAACGCCAGGTTCAGGCCGCCGAGGCCGATGCGCGTCGGGCAGTTCGTCAGGTCGGCGCGAGAGCAACCGGCGAACCCGCCGTCCTCGAACCCGATGTCCGCCCGCAGGTAGTTGAAGCGGAAGGTGTTCACGAAGCGCGAGGTGAACGTCCGCGTCCAGTCCACGCCGATTTGCTGCGTCTGCGACGGAACATCCACGAACGCGCCGGCCGCGAAATCGTTCCCGCTGAACGCGCTGGCGTTGGTGAAGATCTGCTTCTGGAACAGATAGCGGGCAAAAAACCGATCCTTGTCCGTCACCTGCCAGTCGTAGCGGCCCAGCAACTCGTAGTTGTTGGACGGCTGCGACAGAAACCGGCTGATGGGAGCGAATTCCACCGGGACTGACGTCACACCATCGGACACTGTCAACGTCGTCGGTGTGCCGGCCGTGGCGGTAGTTCCTACCGGAACCGAGTAAGGCCCGAAGGTGGAAAGCGCCGCCACCGCCGTGTTGCCGGGGAAAGCCGCCTGCAGGGCTGCGATTCCGGCCGGCGTCGGGGTTGAGAACGGAGCCGAGCTGAAGGTGGCTCCCGCCGTGCGGATGCGCTGCCAGTACTGCGAGGCGAAGAACCACATCTTGTCGCGCACGATGGGTCCGCCGATGGTGCCGCCGAACTTGTTGTCGATGTACTTCGGCGCTTTCTCCACCGGCGTGCAACCGGTCGTCACCGGATCCTGGCCGCTCTGGCAGAATCCGAATACGCCCGATTTTTCCTCGTTGGTGTGGGAATCGAAGAGCGAGTTCTGATGGAACTCGAACAGCGTGCCGTGGAACGCGTTGGTGCCGTTCTTGGTCACGTAGTTGATCACCGACCCAACGTTCCGGCCGAACTCAGCGCTGTAGTTGGTGATGATCTGGAACTCACCCACCACGTCGGGATTGCCGATGAACAGCAGCGGCCCGGCGATGGAGTTGTCGTTGTTGCTCTGGCCGTCCACCAGAAAGTTGTTGGAGCGGCCGCGCTGCCCGTTGGCGGAAATATCGGCGCCGTTGTTGTTGCTGAAGCCGGCGTCTCCCGCCGAAGCCACGCCCGGTACCAGCAGCGCGAGAGAATCAAACCCCGTGCCCACGGGAAGGGTGGTGACGTCCTTGCTCTGGAACGTCGAGGAGATCTGCGTGGTTGTGGACTCGATCTGCGGCGGAGTGCTTTCCACGTTGACCACTTCCGTGGCCCCCACGGTGAGCGTCCGGGCGCCCAAGTCGGTGTCGCGCGCGATGTTGACCGGAACCTGCTCCAGCGTGAGCTTGTTGAAGTTGGCCGCTTCGATGCTCACCCGGTAGGTGCCGACCGGCAGCGCGCGCAGGCTAAATCGCCCCGTGGCATCGCTCTCGGTTTTGAATTCACGGTTGGTGTTGACCTCCCGGGCAGTCACCGTGGCGCCGCTGATGACTGCACCCTGCTGGTCCTCGACCGTGCCCGTGATGGTTCCGGTCACGATGCCTTGCGCGAATGCCAGGTTCGCGCCCAGCAGCAGCGTCATCCCGATTGCCAGGATGCTGCTTAGCTTTCGTGTCATACGTCTCTCCTTGGATCGTTCATTGCGCGATTTCAGTACCGCCGCCCGTGACCACAGAGCGGCTGCCCTCCCAAGGGCACCTGGGGTGCCAAAACTCGCTCCTTCCCGGCTCTTGGGACGATGCGCTCTCGAACAGGGATGAATGGAACCACGCTGACGCGAGACGGCTGAACAGTGGGGTGCACGAACGTCTGTGCGTTCGTCCCGGACAAGCTCTGCTACAAGCTTCTGGATGAGCAGCTATGAAAGCTCGTAGGGTCGGCCGTGCGCAATGCGCGACCTGCGTGATTCGAATGGAGTGAGACGAAGAAACGGGAAACAGGAAACAGGAAACGAGGAACCACTTGAAGCTGGTCCATGGCTGCGCGCCACGTTCTCCGGCGCAGCCGTGGGTTGCAGGATTCCCGCGTCTAGATGGCTTTCCCCAGGATGTCCTGCAGGCGATCGCGATAGCTCCGGCTGAGCGTCAGGCGGGTGCCGTCGCGCAGCAGGACCACATAGTCGCCGTGGAACCAGGGCTGCAGTTCCTTGATGCGCTCCAGGTTCACGATGGTGGAGCGATGGATGCGCAGAAAGCGTGACGTATCCAGGCGGGCCTCGACGTTATTCATCGTGTCGCGCACCAGGTGAGAATCACGCGAAGTGTGCAGGCGCACGTAGTTGCCCGCAGCTTCGATCCAGTCGATCTCTTCCGTCTTGAGGAAGTAAACGCGCCCGCCGGATTTCACGACCAGCCGGTCGGCGGGCGAGGCCAGTCTGTCGGAGCCGCCGTTGTGCGGCGCCGCGGACGCCTCAGGGCTGCGGCGGATGGTCTCGATGAGCTGCCGCAGTTGCTGGTTCACTTCGCCTGCCTGGCGTCCCTGCAAATGGATGCGCGCCCGCTCCAGGGCGCGACGGAAACGCTCGCGGTCGAAGGGCTTCAGCAGGTAATCCAGGGCGCGCTCCTCAAAGGCGCGCAGCGCATACTCGTCATATGCGGTGACGAAGATGACGGCAGGCACGGCATCGGGGCCCACGGCCTGCAGCACTTCAAAGCCGTCCATCTCCGGCATCTGGACATCGAGGAACAGCAGGTCCAGCGGCTGCTTGCGGATGGCGGCCACCGCCTTGCGCCCGTCCGAGCATTCGCCCACCAGCTCGACGTCAGGCTCTTCCCTCAGGAGCGCGCGGATGCGCTCCCGCGCCAACGGCTCATCATCGACGATCAGTGCCCGAATCGCCAATTGCTACCGTCCAGAAAGCTGGGTTGTACGGGTCACCCATATTCCACACGAGACCCGCGCTGCGTATTAGACGTAGGAAACGCTAATTTGGTTGCTGGGTCAGAGGCTGGTATTCGTGGAAGGGGATGGCGAGGCTCACCACCAGGCCGCCGCCGGGCGCCGGTTTCAATTCGAAACGGTGCGTCCGGCCGTAGAGGTGCTCCAATCTTGCCCGGGTGTTTCCCAGCCCTATGCCGGAGCCCTCGCGGCCTCCGTTCTGGCGCAGCCCTACTCCGTCGTCCCTGACCTCCAGCCGCAGCATGCCGTTCTGCCGCTGCGCCCGGATCTCGATATGCCCGCTCGCGCTCTGTGGTGCGATGCCGTGCCGCACGGCGTTTTCCACCAGCGGCTGCAGGATCAGGCAAGGCACACACGCATCCAGCGTGGCCGGATCGATCTCCAGGCTCACCGTCAGCCGGTCCTGGAAGCGGGTACGCTCGATCTCCAGATAAGGTTCCAGGAATTCCAGTTCGCGCTTGAGAGGAATCTCCTGCGCGCCGGTATGTTCCAGCGTCAGGCGCAGCAGGTCGCTGAGCCGGACGATGAGGCGGTTGGCGGCTTCCGCGTCGCGGTGCATCAGGGTGGAGATGCCGTGCAGGGTGTTGAAGAGGAAGTGAGGCTGCAACTGCATGCGCAAGGCTTCCAGGCGCGCCTGGGTCAGGCCGCGCTCCAGTTGTGCCGCCGCCAGTTGCCGCTCGCGCGACTTCCGACAGTACTGCACGGCGTGCCAGATGCCCAGGATGGCCCAGTAGCTCAGGATATTGAAGTGCAGATCGACGGCCAGGTAGCCCGTGTAAATCTCCCAGGTGGACATATTGGGCCGCATGGGGCGCAAATCAACCAGCGGCGCCACCGGGATCCAAATGGCCGAATGCAACGCGGCGAGCGAAAGGCTGCCGAGCGTATGGATGCCGAAGTCGCGCCGGCGGTGCGGAGGTTCGAACGCGAAGCGACGCACCAGCAGCAGCACCAGCGGCGTCAGGGCAGCCCAGATGTAGAAATTGGTGAGCCACCAGATGCCGAAACGCCACCACTCGGTCGGCCGTTCCAGATAGGTGCTGTACGAATAGCTTTCGCCCGCAAAGTAGAGACCGGTGACCGTCCACGCGCCGAGGATCAGCAGCCAGCGCTGCCAGCGCCGGCTGGGAAGAAAGATGGAGACGGAATTCCGCGATCCCGCGGTGATCTCCTCAGCAGGCTCGGCCGGCAGGACCTCTTCGGCCGCGTCGCTGGCCAGCGGCGGCTTCGTTTCCAGCGCTGCGTTCTCCGCCGCGCAAAAGGGAACCTCGATCGCCACCAGCAGTCCGCCCTCGGGCGCGCGGCCCAGCGCGAAGCTGTGCTCCCGGCCATAGAGCTGCGCCAGGCGAGCGCGTGTGTTGCTCAGGCCCGCGCCTTCGCGCAGCTTCCAGTCGGGAGCGACGCCGGGCCCGCTGTCGCGCACTTCCAGGCGCAGCCGTCCGTTCACGCGGGCCGAGCGCAGCACGATGCTTCCCGGAGCAGCGCGCGGCGCAATGCCGTGTCGGATGGCGTTTTCTACCAGCGGTTGCAGCAGCATGGTGGGCAGCAGCGCATCCAGGGTTTCCGGCGCAGGCTCCAGAGCGACGCGCAAGCGGTCCTGGAAGCGCGTCTGCTCGATTTCCAGGTAGCCTTCGAGGAATTCGAATTCCTGTTTCACCGTGACCTGCGGGATCTGTACGCTCTGCAGCGTGAGGCGCAGCAGGTCGCTCAGCCGCGCCAGGATGCGTTCGGCTGCGGCCACGTTGCTGTGCACCAGGGCGGAGATGGCATGCAGGGTGTTGAACAGAAAATGCGGGTGGAGCTGCGTGGAAAGCGTCTGCAGCCGCGCCTGCGTCAGGCGGGTCTCTAATTGTGAGGCGTGCAGCGCGCGCGCCCGGTAACGGCGGTAGTGGGCCAGCCCGTGCCAGATGCCCACAATGCCCAGGTAGATCAGCACGTCGCGCGGCAGCGTGAGCTGCAGGAATGTCTGGAACCGCTCGAACAACGAGATGGTGACCGGCACGTTCATCTTCAGCACCGGCCACAGGAAGGTGCGGATCACGTTGTACGCTACTGAGAACACCGAGCCCGCCGCCAGGTGCAGCAGGATCAGCCTCCACAAGGGCACGGGCAGAGCCGCCAGCCGCCGCGTCACCCAAACCACCGGAGGCGTGAGGGCCGCCCACACCATGAAGATGGTCAGCGAGTACTGCAGCGCTTTGCTGAAGGGGAAAGGACGCCCCCAGTAGGCCCGCACCAGGTACGACTGGGTCGCGAAAAACACGCCCAGCGCCACCCAGGAGGCCAGTACCAGACCCCAGCGCGTCCAACGGCTGTCTTGCATGGGAGGGATTCGGATTCTCACTTCTACACTCTTCGCCCCGGCGGCGGGAAGGTGGAGCCGGGAGAGAGCCAGCACTTCGCGGGGACGAAGCGGTCCAGAAGAGGGGCGAAGCGCACTCCCGAGCGTTCCGCCTAGATGCCGAGCTTCTTCACTTCCTCGTTGTAATACTTGCGATAGAGGATGTCCCACTCCGCCGAGCCTTCCAGGATGGTGCGCTTCTGGTTCTCGATCTTCTGCCGCGCGACGGCGTCAATCTTCTCCTCTTCCTTCAGCAACTCTTCCAGGAGCCGGCGGGCCTCCTGGCGGATGGTGTTGCGGTCCTCGAGGAACTCCACCGCGTCGAGTTCGGCCAGGGTGTCGGCGATGACGTGGGCGAGCTTGTTCACCTTGTCGCGGCTCAGCCTCATAGCACCGCCTTGTACTTGCGCACCAGTTCGTTCTTCACCTTCTTGAACATCTCCTGGTAGCTGGCGCCGGTGCGGCGCATCTCCTCCGAATACTGCTCCAGGATGGCGCGCACCTCGTCGTTGATGCGGTCCTCGAGCGTCACTTCCTCGAGCATCGCCTCGTTCACGCGGGCGGTGACCGCGGCTGGCTCCTTGCTCTCGATGAACTCGCCGGCAATCAGCCGTTTCACGACTTCGCGGGCCAGATAGCCCACATATTCTCTGGATAGATGCATGACAGATGTGGGGAAACGCTATGAATGGAACAGAAAATTCTAGCATACCGCTTCCGCGGCCCGCGTCCGTTGACCCGCGCTACCCTGCGTGGTAGCTTTACCCGGCTGCAGCCAGCCGGCACGCGCGTAGCCGCGAATCCGAGGGGAGACGCCATGGAAGCGCTGGGACTGATCGAGACCAAGGGGCTGGTAGGTTCCATTGAGGCCGCTGATGCGGCCGTGAAGGCCGCCAACGTCCAACTGGTCCACAAGGAATACATCGGCGCCGGCTATGTGACCATCATGGTGCGCGGCGACGTGGCCAGCGTGAAAGCCGCCACCGACGCCGGAGCCGCCGCCGCCCGCCGCGTGGGCGAGCTGGTGAGCGTGCACGTCATCCCGCGTCCCCACGGCGACCTGGAAAAATCGCTGCCCATGATCAGCGGCAACGCCCCGCCCAAGAAGGGAATGCTGGGCTGAGTTGAGGAATTGTCGAATTGACGAATTGCCGAATTTGAACTGATTCACCACCCAGGCCGCGCTCCCGTATTTCAATTCGTCAATTCGAAACTTCCTCAATTCGACAATTGCCCGATGCCTGAAACAGCCAAGGCTGCGACACCTGAAGATCGCTCCGTTTCCGAGGTCCGTGATCTGGTTGATCGCGCCCACGCCGCCTTCCTGAAGTTCCAGCACTTTACGGTCGAGCAGGTGGACCAGGTCATCGACGCGATGGCGGCCGTGGCCACGGCCAACGCCGAGAAACTGGCGCGCCTGGCCGTGGAAGAAACCGGTTACGGGCGCGTTGAGGACAAAATTCAAAAGAACCTGTTCGCTTCCCAGCGCGTCTACGAGGCTGTTCGCGCCATGAAGACCGTGGGCGTGGTACGCGAGGATGCCGCTGCGGGCGTCATCGAAGTGGCCGTGCCAGTGGGCGTGGTGGCGGCCATTCTGCCCTCGACCAATCCGACCTCCACCGCCATCTACAAGATCCTGATTGCGCTCAAGGGACGCAACGCCATCGTGGTGAGCCCGCATCCTTCGGCCATGCGCTGCACCTGCGAAGTGGTGTCGCTCATGAGGCAGGCCGCGATTCAAGCCGGCGCGCCGGAAGACGTCATCTGCTGCTTCACGACGCCTTCGCAGGCGGGCACGCAGGAGCTGATGAAGCACCGTCGCACGGCGGTAGTGCTGGCCACGGGCGGTATGGGAATCGTGCGCGCGGCCTACAGCTCCGGCAAGCCGGCGTTCGGCGTGGGTCCGGGCAACGTGGCGGCGTTCATCGAGCGCAGCGCCGATGTGAAGAAAGCCGTCGCGGACGTGGTTTTCGGCAAGACCTTCGACTACGGCACCATCTGCTCCTCGGAGCAGGCCATCGTCGCCGAAGAAGCTGTCCGCCAATCGGTGATGGAGGAGCTGCGGCGGAATGAGGCCTACTTTCTGACGCCGGAAGAGATCGACACCCTGGGCAAGCAGATGGTCAACCTCGAGGCCCATACCATCAATCCCAAATTCGTCGGCAAATCTGCCCCGCGCGTGGCGGAATTGGCCGGCTTTCGCGTGCCGGAAGGGACGCGCGTGCTGGTGGCGCAGCTCGCCGGCGTGGGACGCGAGCATCCGCTCTCGGCGGAAAAGCTTTCGCCGGTGCTGGCGCTCTACTTCGCGCCTGACCGCGCCGCCGCCTTCGACCTGTGCGAGCGCCTGCTGCGTTTCGGCGGATTGGGCCATACGGTGGTCATCCACAGCCGCGACGAGCAGGCAATCCGTGAGTTCGGGGTGCGCATGCCGGCGGGACGCATCGTAGTCAACAGCCCCGCGCCGCAGGGCTCCATCGGCGCGACCACCAACCTGTTTCCGGCGATGACCCTGGGCTGCGGCGCCATGGGCGGCAACATCACCTCGGACAACATCTCGCCCATGCACCTGGTGAACCTCAAGCGCGTGGCCTATGAAAAGCGCCCGGTCACGGCTGCGGAACAGCCGGTCGCGATCGCGGCCCCTGCGCCCGCAGCCACCGCGGCTACAGCCTGCGCCTGCGCGGGCGAGAAGCCCGTGGAGCCGGTGGTGCTCGCCCTGCCGGAGCGCATCGCAGCCGCGCGCGCCGTGGAGCGCTTCCTGGCACGCAAGCCGGCAGCGGCTGCGGCGCCGGCGCCGCCTGCCGCTCCGGTTGCTCCCGCTCCGGCCGCGGCTGTGCGGCCCAAACCACGGGCGGTGGACTTCGTCA
This window encodes:
- a CDS encoding M20/M25/M40 family metallo-hydrolase gives rise to the protein MLERRGVSVRLLEHGAAPPVVYGELRAPGAEQTVIVYAHYDGQPVDAAEWSGQPWTPVLRDQALENGGKDIPWPKPGETTQPEWRIYARSASDDKTPIQGFMAALDALRASGIPPSVNLKFFFEGEEEAGSPHLASILKENAELLRGDLWLICDGPVHQSRRPQIVFGARGMVGLDITLYGPVRALHSGHYGNWAPNPAAALAHLLAGLRDAEGRVLVPGFYDDVRPLTESERRALEQMPEIETGLKRTLGLAATEGRGRSLAELVLEPALNVRGLRSGAVGEEARNAVPVSATASLDIRLVPNQTPQKVASSMESYLRAQGYFIVHQEPDMETRRQHPHTVRLDWSPDYPAGRTSMDLPASRALTRAAEEALGVPVLRVPTLGGSVPMHLFLEDLGTPTVILPVANHDNNQHAANENLRLQNLWDAIELYAGVMARLGPIWREEER
- a CDS encoding TonB-dependent receptor translates to MTRKLSSILAIGMTLLLGANLAFAQGIVTGTITGTVEDQQGAVISGATVTAREVNTNREFKTESDATGRFSLRALPVGTYRVSIEAANFNKLTLEQVPVNIARDTDLGARTLTVGATEVVNVESTPPQIESTTTQISSTFQSKDVTTLPVGTGFDSLALLVPGVASAGDAGFSNNNGADISANGQRGRSNNFLVDGQSNNDNSIAGPLLFIGNPDVVGEFQIITNYSAEFGRNVGSVINYVTKNGTNAFHGTLFEFHQNSLFDSHTNEEKSGVFGFCQSGQDPVTTGCTPVEKAPKYIDNKFGGTIGGPIVRDKMWFFASQYWQRIRTAGATFSSAPFSTPTPAGIAALQAAFPGNTAVAALSTFGPYSVPVGTTATAGTPTTLTVSDGVTSVPVEFAPISRFLSQPSNNYELLGRYDWQVTDKDRFFARYLFQKQIFTNASAFSGNDFAAGAFVDVPSQTQQIGVDWTRTFTSRFVNTFRFNYLRADIGFEDGGFAGCSRADLTNCPTRIGLGGLNLAFGQNAGFPQGRLINNSQWQDNASWVLGRHTLKLGGEYVRQRSPSPFLPNINGTFTYSAATAGCPVASGPSGQECAFSRFLQNTTTTFQLADGNPVTNFKEQDVAVYFQDEWRVKDNLTLILGLRYEFFQQAINLLHDQSVARQTGPNPFWDPTLPLDRTTVGAVPNDVNNFAPNVGFAWTPRFWEGLFGKDQTVIRGGFRIAYDPAFYNIFLNVATSAPSLNLGTINTPVAIPAGATTFTGTELRPALLALIPTGAGIDPGFRTWTTVDPNFHNPYSQQWNLGVQRQITNKVAAEVRYVGNHSVGLFQSVNGNPALNTLIANGFGSLIPAGLTPCTDATGGLGGGPMPGFASGYANCNNRNVIQRGNYAFSIYHSLQSRLDIQNWHGLTARINYTFSKTIDNASEVFSTLAGGNTLSFAQNPFDTNRAERAVSGLDFPHLASIALVYELPFYKKQEGLLGRLLGGWQWQTTWRYASGQPLTVAQFKEGLFCDPTNAFSGTFDTCRPIVSNPLAALDSVGRCTDETLADCGLVHEVDGSPASFSDVHWIINDPTAALFFGSPFLGTPRNTVRGETTQAVNLGVYKNTKVSERVTVQFQFLAFNVLNRQFRGTPDPFAQDVATDPTLHSFMNTNFNPSGNGQANATELGISRRRLSFGLKLIF
- a CDS encoding LytTR family DNA-binding domain-containing protein, whose amino-acid sequence is MAIRALIVDDEPLARERIRALLREEPDVELVGECSDGRKAVAAIRKQPLDLLFLDVQMPEMDGFEVLQAVGPDAVPAVIFVTAYDEYALRAFEERALDYLLKPFDRERFRRALERARIHLQGRQAGEVNQQLRQLIETIRRSPEASAAPHNGGSDRLASPADRLVVKSGGRVYFLKTEEIDWIEAAGNYVRLHTSRDSHLVRDTMNNVEARLDTSRFLRIHRSTIVNLERIKELQPWFHGDYVVLLRDGTRLTLSRSYRDRLQDILGKAI
- a CDS encoding histidine kinase, whose translation is MQDSRWTRWGLVLASWVALGVFFATQSYLVRAYWGRPFPFSKALQYSLTIFMVWAALTPPVVWVTRRLAALPVPLWRLILLHLAAGSVFSVAYNVIRTFLWPVLKMNVPVTISLFERFQTFLQLTLPRDVLIYLGIVGIWHGLAHYRRYRARALHASQLETRLTQARLQTLSTQLHPHFLFNTLHAISALVHSNVAAAERILARLSDLLRLTLQSVQIPQVTVKQEFEFLEGYLEIEQTRFQDRLRVALEPAPETLDALLPTMLLQPLVENAIRHGIAPRAAPGSIVLRSARVNGRLRLEVRDSGPGVAPDWKLREGAGLSNTRARLAQLYGREHSFALGRAPEGGLLVAIEVPFCAAENAALETKPPLASDAAEEVLPAEPAEEITAGSRNSVSIFLPSRRWQRWLLILGAWTVTGLYFAGESYSYSTYLERPTEWWRFGIWWLTNFYIWAALTPLVLLLVRRFAFEPPHRRRDFGIHTLGSLSLAALHSAIWIPVAPLVDLRPMRPNMSTWEIYTGYLAVDLHFNILSYWAILGIWHAVQYCRKSRERQLAAAQLERGLTQARLEALRMQLQPHFLFNTLHGISTLMHRDAEAANRLIVRLSDLLRLTLEHTGAQEIPLKRELEFLEPYLEIERTRFQDRLTVSLEIDPATLDACVPCLILQPLVENAVRHGIAPQSASGHIEIRAQRQNGMLRLEVRDDGVGLRQNGGREGSGIGLGNTRARLEHLYGRTHRFELKPAPGGGLVVSLAIPFHEYQPLTQQPN
- a CDS encoding DUF507 family protein is translated as MRLSRDKVNKLAHVIADTLAELDAVEFLEDRNTIRQEARRLLEELLKEEEKIDAVARQKIENQKRTILEGSAEWDILYRKYYNEEVKKLGI
- a CDS encoding DUF507 family protein translates to MHLSREYVGYLAREVVKRLIAGEFIESKEPAAVTARVNEAMLEEVTLEDRINDEVRAILEQYSEEMRRTGASYQEMFKKVKNELVRKYKAVL
- the eutM gene encoding ethanolamine utilization microcompartment protein EutM, whose translation is MEALGLIETKGLVGSIEAADAAVKAANVQLVHKEYIGAGYVTIMVRGDVASVKAATDAGAAAARRVGELVSVHVIPRPHGDLEKSLPMISGNAPPKKGMLG
- a CDS encoding aldehyde dehydrogenase family protein, coding for MPETAKAATPEDRSVSEVRDLVDRAHAAFLKFQHFTVEQVDQVIDAMAAVATANAEKLARLAVEETGYGRVEDKIQKNLFASQRVYEAVRAMKTVGVVREDAAAGVIEVAVPVGVVAAILPSTNPTSTAIYKILIALKGRNAIVVSPHPSAMRCTCEVVSLMRQAAIQAGAPEDVICCFTTPSQAGTQELMKHRRTAVVLATGGMGIVRAAYSSGKPAFGVGPGNVAAFIERSADVKKAVADVVFGKTFDYGTICSSEQAIVAEEAVRQSVMEELRRNEAYFLTPEEIDTLGKQMVNLEAHTINPKFVGKSAPRVAELAGFRVPEGTRVLVAQLAGVGREHPLSAEKLSPVLALYFAPDRAAAFDLCERLLRFGGLGHTVVIHSRDEQAIREFGVRMPAGRIVVNSPAPQGSIGATTNLFPAMTLGCGAMGGNITSDNISPMHLVNLKRVAYEKRPVTAAEQPVAIAAPAPAATAATACACAGEKPVEPVVLALPERIAAARAVERFLARKPAAAAAPAPPAAPVAPAPAAAVRPKPRAVDFVSVAEVEVALKRKQKILIGPRTIITPAARDLAAGRDVLVPTES